The following proteins are encoded in a genomic region of Chryseobacterium cucumeris:
- the dinB gene encoding DNA polymerase IV encodes MNRAIVHMDLDTFFVSCERRNNSQLNGIPLIIGGGDRGVVASCSYEARKFGVRSAMPIRMALRLCPDAKVIRGDHELYSNLSHTVTEIIQERVPVMEKASIDEFYLDLSGMDKFFGCYQWTQEIASAVTKETGLPISFALSANKTVSKIGTGEAKPVGRLEIKDLEIKPFLNPLSIKKIPMVGDKTFQLLSRIGIRTIHTLSEMPVLVLQQMIGVNGKELWKKANGIDENPVVPYSERKSISTERTFTNDTMDVLELKRLISGMAEQLAYQLRKEKWLTSTVVVKIRYANFDTETKQCKVCYTSADHTLSRVALELFNKVYTRRMRLRLVGLRFTGLVHGNHQMNLFEDTEEQMNLYQTMDYLKNRYGMGAVGRASGFDFEK; translated from the coding sequence GTGAACCGGGCGATTGTACATATGGACCTGGATACTTTCTTTGTATCCTGTGAGAGACGTAATAATTCTCAGCTTAACGGAATCCCCCTGATTATTGGAGGTGGTGACCGTGGAGTGGTAGCATCGTGTTCCTATGAAGCAAGGAAATTCGGAGTGCGTTCTGCTATGCCGATCCGAATGGCACTCCGGTTGTGCCCTGATGCAAAAGTTATTCGGGGAGACCATGAGCTGTATTCCAATTTATCACATACGGTGACTGAAATTATCCAGGAAAGAGTTCCGGTAATGGAAAAGGCGAGTATTGATGAATTTTATCTGGATCTTTCAGGTATGGATAAATTTTTTGGCTGCTATCAGTGGACACAGGAAATTGCGTCAGCTGTTACCAAAGAAACAGGACTTCCCATAAGCTTTGCCTTATCTGCCAATAAAACCGTTTCAAAGATAGGCACAGGAGAAGCAAAGCCGGTGGGCAGGCTGGAAATTAAAGATTTGGAGATCAAACCTTTTTTAAATCCATTATCCATTAAAAAGATTCCGATGGTGGGAGACAAGACTTTTCAGTTACTATCAAGAATAGGGATCCGGACGATTCACACGCTATCTGAAATGCCTGTTCTGGTTTTACAACAGATGATCGGTGTTAATGGGAAAGAACTTTGGAAAAAAGCCAATGGAATTGATGAAAATCCTGTAGTTCCTTATTCTGAAAGAAAATCCATTTCTACGGAAAGGACCTTTACGAATGATACCATGGATGTCCTGGAGTTGAAAAGGCTGATATCGGGAATGGCGGAACAGTTAGCGTATCAGCTTAGAAAGGAAAAATGGCTGACATCCACAGTAGTTGTAAAAATTCGGTATGCCAATTTTGATACCGAAACCAAACAATGCAAAGTTTGCTACACTTCTGCAGATCACACTCTGTCAAGAGTGGCTCTGGAATTATTTAATAAAGTGTATACCAGAAGAATGAGGCTACGCTTGGTGGGACTTCGTTTTACAGGCCTCGTTCATGGAAATCACCAGATGAATCTGTTTGAAGATACCGAGGAACAGATGAATTTATACCAGACCATGGATTATCTGAAAAACCGCTATGGTATGGGAGCAGTTGGCAGAGCATCAGGTTTTGATTTTGAAAAATAG
- a CDS encoding DNA polymerase III subunit alpha produces the protein MFLNCHSFHSLRYGTLSIEELVQQAFVSGCTELVLTDINTVTGIYDFKKECERVGIKPIAGVEVRKEGKLLYIAVAKEFSGIGEVNRIITQHNCDGKELSETAPEFKNVFVVYPMSNIPGSLKENECIGVRIEELNFLIRPEYQKLIPRMVVLHPVTFSTGEEYKLHKILRAIDHNTLLSKLTKRDICRESEYFIPEKEIVKAFERYQEIVSRTKAMLAQCNFEFDFKKVKNKQFYTKSKSDDVKLLRRLAYSGLEKRYGTHHEMARLRVEKELKVIDELNFCSYFLITWDIIRYSNSLGLMHVGRGSGANSIVSYCLGITDICPLELDLYFERFLNLNRKSPPDFDIDWSWQNRDTILEYIFDRYGKDHVAFCGTNVEFKYRSIFREVGKVFGLPKEELDDLATKPMEDHDRNKVVRMVQKYGKLLEKFPNLRSMHSCGILISEEPITSYTALEMPPKGFPIVQFDMNVAEDIGLEKFDILSQRGLGTINDTVALIKKTKGIAVDIRDTSLSKDEAKTNEYLAIGRTIGCFYIESPAMRGLLRRLKCDNYRTLVAASSIIRPGVAQSGMMREYIFRHNHPDQFEYFHPVFEEHLKETYGIMVYQEDVIKIAQYFGGLSLADGDILRRAMSGKGRSIKKLQQVKDNFFASCKEKGHSELLTAEAYRQIESFAGYSFCKAHSASYAVESYQSLYLKVYYPLEFMVSVINNQGGFYRTEVYIHEAKMSGGNIQVPCINTSEYQTTLKGTDIYLGLMLLEGLETRIAHGIIEERETNGVYTSLENFIRRVPIGIETVQTLIFIGAFRFTGKPKNELLVEARVLLVNFKPENRGLMLIEEPVQEFKLPELKREQFEDAFDEIELIGFPVSCSPFDLLQSRYRGSVLVKDLLKFHKQQVKMLAYLISRKHVPTKKGTMYFGTWIDVNGDYFDTAHFPDSLKKYDFQGGGCYLLLGTVEVDFHFPTVTIHKMAKMPMIPDPRYAYDKEKQYDIHRQIREDVSMTYREPYPQAHEIGLPRHKIQ, from the coding sequence ATGTTTTTGAATTGTCATTCTTTTCATAGCCTCCGATATGGGACCTTATCCATAGAGGAATTAGTGCAGCAGGCTTTTGTATCAGGGTGTACAGAGCTGGTACTGACGGATATCAATACCGTTACTGGTATTTATGATTTCAAGAAAGAATGTGAACGGGTGGGTATTAAACCTATCGCAGGCGTTGAGGTGCGCAAGGAAGGCAAACTGCTGTATATTGCTGTTGCAAAAGAGTTTTCAGGAATAGGAGAGGTCAATAGGATTATTACTCAGCATAACTGTGACGGCAAGGAACTTTCAGAAACAGCGCCGGAATTTAAAAATGTCTTTGTTGTGTATCCTATGAGTAATATTCCTGGGTCATTAAAGGAAAATGAATGCATAGGAGTAAGAATCGAAGAGCTGAATTTTTTAATAAGACCCGAGTACCAGAAACTGATTCCCAGGATGGTGGTCCTGCATCCCGTTACTTTCAGTACTGGTGAGGAATATAAGCTGCATAAAATACTCAGGGCCATTGATCATAATACCTTATTGTCAAAACTCACTAAAAGAGATATTTGCAGAGAATCGGAATATTTTATTCCTGAAAAGGAGATTGTAAAGGCATTTGAAAGATATCAAGAGATTGTTTCAAGAACAAAAGCAATGCTGGCACAATGCAACTTTGAATTTGATTTTAAGAAGGTAAAGAATAAACAGTTTTACACAAAATCAAAATCAGATGATGTAAAATTACTTCGTAGGCTGGCGTATTCAGGACTGGAAAAAAGATACGGAACTCATCATGAAATGGCCAGATTAAGAGTGGAAAAAGAACTGAAAGTGATTGATGAACTGAATTTCTGTTCTTATTTTTTAATAACCTGGGATATTATCCGCTACAGCAATAGTTTGGGACTTATGCATGTGGGAAGGGGAAGCGGTGCCAATTCTATCGTAAGCTATTGTCTGGGAATAACCGACATCTGTCCTTTGGAATTGGACCTGTATTTTGAACGTTTCTTAAATCTTAACCGGAAATCTCCTCCTGATTTTGATATCGACTGGAGCTGGCAGAACAGGGATACGATATTGGAGTATATTTTTGACCGGTATGGAAAAGATCATGTAGCCTTTTGCGGAACCAATGTGGAGTTTAAATACCGGTCTATTTTCAGAGAAGTGGGAAAAGTGTTTGGACTGCCTAAAGAAGAACTGGATGATCTGGCGACAAAGCCTATGGAAGACCATGACAGGAACAAGGTAGTGCGGATGGTACAAAAGTATGGTAAGCTGCTGGAGAAATTTCCCAATCTGAGAAGCATGCATTCCTGTGGAATTCTGATTTCTGAAGAACCCATTACAAGTTATACGGCACTTGAAATGCCTCCCAAAGGCTTTCCGATTGTTCAGTTTGATATGAATGTGGCAGAAGATATCGGGCTGGAAAAATTTGATATTCTTTCCCAGAGAGGACTGGGCACCATCAATGATACGGTAGCTCTTATTAAGAAAACAAAAGGAATCGCTGTGGATATCCGCGATACATCACTGTCAAAAGATGAAGCAAAAACCAATGAATATCTGGCGATAGGAAGAACCATCGGCTGTTTTTATATAGAATCTCCTGCGATGCGCGGTCTTTTAAGAAGACTGAAATGTGATAATTACAGAACACTGGTCGCTGCTTCCTCCATTATCCGCCCGGGAGTGGCTCAGAGCGGAATGATGCGGGAATATATTTTCAGGCATAACCATCCGGATCAGTTTGAATATTTTCATCCGGTATTTGAAGAGCATCTGAAAGAAACCTATGGCATTATGGTATATCAGGAAGATGTGATTAAGATTGCCCAGTACTTTGGAGGATTATCATTAGCGGACGGGGATATCTTACGAAGAGCCATGAGCGGAAAAGGAAGATCAATTAAAAAGCTTCAGCAGGTGAAGGATAATTTCTTTGCATCCTGTAAAGAGAAGGGCCATTCAGAACTGTTGACCGCTGAAGCCTACCGGCAGATTGAATCGTTTGCAGGGTATTCTTTCTGTAAGGCCCATTCGGCATCGTATGCAGTAGAGAGTTATCAGAGTTTGTATTTAAAGGTATATTATCCTTTGGAGTTTATGGTGTCAGTGATTAATAACCAGGGAGGATTTTACAGAACTGAAGTCTATATTCATGAAGCAAAAATGTCAGGCGGAAATATCCAGGTTCCCTGTATTAATACCAGTGAATATCAGACAACACTGAAAGGGACGGATATCTACCTGGGATTAATGCTTTTGGAGGGGCTGGAAACAAGGATTGCCCACGGAATTATTGAGGAAAGGGAAACCAATGGAGTATATACCTCATTGGAAAACTTTATAAGGCGCGTTCCCATTGGTATTGAAACTGTACAGACCTTAATTTTTATCGGGGCATTCCGGTTTACAGGTAAACCTAAAAATGAACTCCTTGTGGAGGCGAGAGTCCTGCTTGTTAACTTTAAGCCTGAAAACAGAGGGCTTATGCTGATTGAGGAACCGGTTCAGGAATTTAAGCTTCCTGAATTAAAACGGGAGCAGTTTGAGGATGCTTTTGATGAAATTGAACTCATTGGGTTTCCTGTTTCATGCAGCCCTTTTGATCTGTTACAGAGCCGATACCGGGGTTCTGTTTTGGTGAAGGATTTATTGAAGTTTCATAAACAGCAGGTTAAAATGCTGGCGTATCTGATTTCAAGAAAGCATGTACCCACGAAGAAAGGCACCATGTATTTTGGAACATGGATCGATGTTAACGGAGATTATTTTGATACGGCTCATTTTCCTGACAGTCTAAAGAAATACGATTTTCAGGGCGGCGGATGTTATCTGCTCCTGGGAACCGTGGAAGTCGATTTTCATTTTCCTACCGTTACCATTCATAAAATGGCAAAGATGCCCATGATTCCTGATCCAAGGTATGCTTATGATAAAGAAAAACAATATGATATCCACAGGCAGATCAGGGAAGATGTAAGCATGACCTATAGAGAACCTTATCCGCAGGCCCATGAGATTGGATTGCCAAGACATAAGATACAGTAG
- a CDS encoding alpha-ketoglutarate-dependent dioxygenase AlkB family protein, which yields MMNQLSLFDTEAFYEFPKDLLEYREHFLSKEQADQLKDKLLNTAPWEQRTQKMYDKMILTPRLTAWYGDSKDYSAQEKQRARNPWTPELFLLKERIEKEFNCKFNGVLLNLYRDHNDSVAWHRDKESRYGRRPVIASISLGQTRNFDFRKKDHHASKYSLPLPHGSLLIMKGDLQENWEHRIAKSIIPMKERINLTFRLVLDS from the coding sequence ATGATGAATCAGTTGAGTTTATTCGATACAGAAGCGTTCTATGAATTTCCAAAGGATCTTTTGGAATACAGGGAGCATTTTCTAAGTAAAGAGCAAGCTGATCAGTTAAAAGATAAGCTGCTCAATACCGCGCCATGGGAACAGCGTACACAGAAAATGTATGATAAAATGATATTGACTCCACGGCTAACAGCATGGTATGGGGATTCAAAAGATTATAGTGCTCAAGAAAAACAAAGGGCGAGGAATCCATGGACTCCTGAACTGTTCTTGCTCAAGGAAAGGATAGAAAAAGAGTTTAACTGTAAGTTTAATGGAGTTTTATTAAATCTCTACAGAGACCATAATGATTCGGTGGCATGGCATAGAGATAAAGAAAGCCGGTATGGCAGACGGCCTGTGATTGCCTCTATCAGCCTTGGGCAAACCAGAAACTTTGATTTCAGGAAAAAAGATCATCATGCCAGTAAATATAGTTTACCGCTTCCACATGGTTCTCTGCTTATCATGAAAGGCGATTTGCAGGAGAACTGGGAACATCGGATAGCTAAATCTATAATACCCATGAAAGAGCGGATTAATCTTACGTTCAGGTTAGTTCTTGATTCTTAA
- a CDS encoding DUF6443 domain-containing protein, which translates to MMKKILIPIGILLVNEFAYGQLSPLENYVQIKTYLDYPAGQNAKVEETVQYFDGLGRSKQIVSVKSAPSGKDLVVKVPYDEFGRKVDTWFPVPMNSLNGGIQSGVDGQAAAFYGDSFSFSHLDVEKSPLDRILSKKKPGLDWQSHPVQYNYDTNGNGDSVKKLITLSTWPDNATKSIVKTGDTLIYSTGQLTKTSITDEDGNVIIEFKNGSGQIILRRKVLSPTENADTYYVYNEYNQLAFIIPPNAAFKFFQEMSAGGDEEIPSDILNSLCYQYRYDNKSRLVEKKLPGKGWEYMVYDRQDRLVLTQDANLGAEKKWLFKKYDQFGRVVYTGIYTSTQNYNSTGRSAEQANVDARGSNNTSRTYSNSTVGFTSTGMDVYYYNNSASYPNSITSLLTINYYDSYPLYSFNPPTPSNAVKDDFVLKKISTKGFPVMSFVKNIEDDRWTKNYMYYDVKGRPISRYSINYQDGYTKTESELNFAGLATHTTTTHKLRPSNPEVVINESFIYDNQNRLIVHKHKVGNNTEEILTQNTYNDILQLSNKKVGGTISAPLQDIDYKYNIHGLLTQINNTNDLNSKLFAYSIKYQNPENNVSGPSKFNGLISEIDWRTSNDDTKRRYGFQYDKLNRLLKATYSKPTITTAPGEHYNESATYDINGNIKTMLRFGGTDNGNKMRIDDIAYTYSGNQLSDVWDSSGNGLGLDGGDMMGYDDNGNMISDNAHFIYKIKYNHLNLPYDIERFEGAVTYIYSAYGEKLSSMNIMTETNEITTRDYIDAFQYENGILQFIPTSEGYYDFVKNKYIYNYTDHLGNIRLSYTKNANGTGVDVLSENNYYPFGLRHEGYNNLNGNSSYKYMFNGKELQDTKMYDYGARFYMPDIGRWGVVDPLAEKYPEMTPFRYSFNNPINANDPTGMVDDWYNDSLGNVSWHDSQEDQITGSNGETLNRLGKSGSYVNVNGGLTVLNENGTVTEGGVTSLLLLPSKMSNAAMGGPIISTKGFNVFLSSFDTTKYEKPSPFRLPSPALMDPSAKMFRYYVDYLAGKSAFNGLRSILLYKPAPTALLTGSGGGALEGLGVQMRIPLGTTRVGHWSPLSSYNQMVASGSTIVEDGGMTFFAIDGPNGWNAAPKGWVYSEMDIPSSALIDGGQANWLKAVHPEAGGSQMYLLQKQGGFVTPPAFNITPPLITK; encoded by the coding sequence GAATGAATTTGCCTATGGACAACTTTCTCCTCTTGAAAATTATGTTCAGATTAAAACATACCTCGATTATCCTGCGGGCCAAAATGCCAAAGTAGAAGAGACTGTACAGTACTTTGACGGTTTAGGCCGATCGAAACAAATTGTTAGTGTGAAATCTGCCCCATCAGGAAAAGATTTAGTGGTGAAAGTACCGTATGATGAATTTGGGCGAAAAGTAGATACTTGGTTTCCCGTTCCGATGAATTCCTTAAATGGAGGAATTCAATCGGGAGTTGACGGACAGGCAGCAGCTTTTTATGGAGATAGTTTTTCTTTTTCTCATTTGGATGTTGAAAAATCTCCATTAGATCGCATCTTGTCTAAAAAGAAGCCAGGTCTAGATTGGCAATCACACCCTGTTCAATACAATTATGATACGAATGGTAATGGAGACAGTGTAAAGAAACTTATCACGTTAAGTACCTGGCCAGATAATGCCACAAAATCAATCGTCAAGACTGGTGATACTTTGATATATTCCACAGGACAATTAACTAAAACCTCCATAACAGATGAAGACGGAAATGTTATAATTGAATTCAAAAATGGATCAGGTCAGATAATTTTAAGGAGAAAAGTATTATCTCCAACAGAAAATGCCGACACTTACTATGTCTATAATGAATATAATCAGCTGGCTTTTATTATTCCTCCCAATGCCGCATTTAAATTCTTTCAGGAGATGTCTGCAGGAGGAGATGAAGAAATTCCTTCCGATATACTAAACAGCTTATGTTATCAATACAGGTATGATAATAAGAGTCGTTTAGTAGAGAAAAAGTTACCTGGTAAAGGATGGGAATATATGGTATATGATAGGCAGGATAGATTGGTATTAACTCAGGATGCAAATTTAGGGGCTGAAAAAAAATGGCTTTTTAAAAAATATGATCAGTTTGGAAGGGTTGTTTATACTGGAATTTATACAAGTACACAAAATTATAACAGCACTGGAAGATCAGCAGAACAGGCTAATGTTGATGCCCGAGGCAGTAATAACACTTCAAGGACCTATTCAAACAGTACTGTCGGCTTTACTTCTACCGGTATGGATGTGTATTATTATAATAATTCTGCAAGCTATCCAAATTCCATTACCTCGCTTTTAACTATTAATTATTATGACAGCTACCCTTTGTATAGTTTTAATCCTCCTACTCCATCCAATGCCGTTAAAGATGATTTTGTGCTTAAGAAAATAAGTACTAAAGGCTTTCCTGTAATGAGCTTTGTTAAAAATATTGAGGATGACCGCTGGACTAAAAACTATATGTACTATGACGTGAAAGGCCGTCCTATCAGCAGATATAGTATAAATTATCAGGATGGTTATACTAAAACAGAAAGCGAACTTAATTTTGCAGGATTAGCTACCCATACGACGACGACTCACAAGTTAAGGCCCTCTAATCCAGAAGTCGTTATTAATGAGTCTTTTATTTATGATAATCAAAATAGATTGATTGTTCATAAACATAAGGTTGGAAACAATACCGAAGAGATATTAACTCAAAATACATATAATGATATTTTGCAGCTATCCAATAAGAAAGTTGGAGGAACAATATCAGCCCCTTTACAAGATATTGATTACAAATATAATATACATGGACTTCTGACGCAAATTAATAACACCAATGATTTAAATAGTAAACTTTTTGCTTACTCCATAAAATATCAGAATCCAGAAAATAATGTTTCGGGTCCATCAAAATTTAATGGATTAATTTCGGAAATTGACTGGCGTACTTCAAATGATGATACGAAAAGACGATATGGATTTCAATATGATAAACTAAACAGACTGCTAAAGGCAACATACAGTAAGCCTACTATAACGACTGCTCCTGGTGAACATTATAATGAAAGTGCTACCTATGATATTAATGGAAACATTAAAACAATGTTAAGGTTTGGCGGTACTGATAATGGGAATAAAATGAGAATTGATGATATAGCGTATACTTACAGCGGAAATCAACTAAGCGATGTTTGGGATTCCAGTGGTAATGGTTTAGGTCTTGACGGAGGAGATATGATGGGATATGATGACAACGGAAATATGATATCAGATAATGCACATTTTATTTACAAAATAAAATATAACCATTTAAATCTTCCTTATGATATTGAAAGATTTGAAGGTGCTGTTACGTATATTTATTCAGCGTATGGAGAGAAATTATCTTCAATGAATATTATGACTGAAACCAATGAAATTACAACCAGAGATTACATAGATGCTTTTCAATATGAAAATGGAATATTGCAATTTATTCCTACTTCAGAAGGATATTATGATTTTGTAAAGAATAAGTATATTTATAATTATACTGATCATCTTGGCAATATCAGACTTAGCTATACAAAGAATGCTAATGGAACAGGAGTAGACGTTCTAAGTGAAAATAATTATTATCCTTTCGGTTTAAGACACGAAGGATATAATAATTTAAATGGAAATAGCAGTTACAAATATATGTTTAATGGAAAAGAATTACAAGACACAAAAATGTATGATTACGGTGCTAGGTTTTATATGCCTGATATAGGAAGATGGGGTGTTGTTGATCCGTTAGCTGAAAAATATCCTGAAATGACTCCTTTCAGATATAGCTTTAATAATCCCATTAATGCCAATGATCCTACAGGAATGGTTGATGACTGGTATAATGATAGTTTGGGAAATGTCTCCTGGCATGATAGCCAAGAGGATCAAATCACTGGCAGTAATGGAGAAACTCTTAATCGACTTGGAAAGTCAGGTTCATATGTTAATGTCAATGGTGGATTAACAGTTCTTAATGAAAATGGTACTGTTACAGAAGGAGGGGTTACATCCTTATTGCTTTTACCAAGTAAAATGTCAAATGCAGCTATGGGAGGACCAATAATCAGTACAAAAGGATTTAATGTTTTTCTTTCAAGCTTTGATACAACAAAATATGAAAAACCATCACCATTTCGGCTTCCAAGCCCCGCCTTAATGGACCCAAGTGCAAAAATGTTCAGATATTATGTAGATTATCTGGCGGGTAAATCTGCATTTAACGGATTAAGAAGTATCCTGCTTTATAAGCCAGCACCTACAGCATTACTTACTGGTTCAGGAGGTGGAGCGCTGGAAGGATTAGGAGTTCAAATGCGTATTCCTTTAGGAACAACAAGGGTTGGACATTGGTCTCCTTTATCATCTTATAATCAAATGGTTGCTTCAGGCTCAACCATTGTAGAAGATGGAGGGATGACATTTTTTGCTATCGATGGACCTAATGGTTGGAATGCTGCTCCAAAAGGATGGGTGTATTCGGAAATGGATATACCTTCAAGTGCATTAATAGATGGAGGCCAGGCTAATTGGTTAAAAGCAGTTCATCCAGAAGCAGGAGGCAGTCAAATGTATTTACTTCAAAAACAAGGAGGCTTTGTTACTCCACCAGCTTTTAATATTACACCACCACTAATTACAAAATAA